In Carettochelys insculpta isolate YL-2023 chromosome 11, ASM3395843v1, whole genome shotgun sequence, a genomic segment contains:
- the GHRL gene encoding appetite-regulating hormone yields the protein MPKAHMFLRSTMLGILLICILWSETIMAGSSFLSPEYQNTEKQKDPKKHTTKLSRRAAEGFLDADARQAEGDKEIEIKLNVPFEIGVKITDDQYQQYGQVLEKILEDIISEDTKRNQKLTRVET from the exons ATGCCCAAGGCACACATGTTTCTGAGGAGCACTATGCTGGGAATTCTCCTTATTTGTATTCTCTGGTCAGAGACTATCATGGCTGGATCTAGTTTTTTAAGTCCTGAATATCAAAACACAGAG AAACAAAAGGATCCAAAAAAGCATACAACAAAGTTGAGCCGTAGGGCTGCAGAAGGATTTTTGGATGCAGATGCAAGACAGGCAGAAGGAGACAAAGAAATAGAAATTAAA CTTAATGTTCCCTTTGAAATTGGTGTCAAGATAACAGATGACCAATACCAGCAGTATGGGCAAGTGCTGGAGAAGATTCTAGAAGACATTATCTCAGAGGACACTAAAAG